TCACAGGATGCAGAAAGCCTCCGACGGCGGATCGCTGCAAGTACCGCTCGTCGTACCCGAGGAGCATCTCACGCTCGAGGATTATTTCGACGACCGCTTTGGTTTCCTCAAGGTGATGGTCGACGCCCAGAACCTCTCCGCGGAATACTACACGGTTCCGCGCCCGCAAGAGGCGTGGAGCCATCCCGAAGATCGCTACGATTCGTTCACCCTGGATTGGAAGAACGGTCGTCTCGTCCCTCGGCATCCCTGAGGTCGACGCTGGCTGTCGCCGGTTTGCTCGTCGCCGACTGCTGGCGCCGTTCGCGACGATCCGGCAGACGGCTTGAGCGCACCCGGGGGGAACAAGGCGTCGAGGGACAGCCGGTGGGGCCGTCATCGAGGCCTTGATCCGCGCGCGTCCGGGAGGGGTGCGTCAACCACGAGTCCGGCTGGATCGTCACTCGCGCGGTACGGGCCCTGGCTCGTCCGGGGATTCGACCGCGCGCTTGAGTCGGCCGAAGGCATGAGCCAGGTCCGGGAGTTGATAGTGGGCGTTGAGCCCGCTGGGGTTGGGCAGCACCCAGAGCCGTGCGCCGGCGAGTGCGTCCGGCTGTCGCCCGAGGGTTGCATGTCGGCGACCGAACGCCGATCGATAGGCCGTCACCCCCAGCACCGCGACGAAGGCCGGATGGTATCGCCGGATCTTCGCCTCCAGAATCTCGCCCCCTGCGACGAGTTCCTCGGTGGTTAGCTCGTCGGCCGCGGCGGTCGCCCGGGCCACGAGGTTCGTGATCCCCAGGCCGAGGCCGAGCAACTGGCGCTGTTCGGAGGGATGCAGGAGCCGGTCGGTGAAGCCGGCCGCGTGCAGGGTCGGCCAGAAGCGGTTGCCCGGACGGGCGAAGTGGTGGCCGACCGCCGCGGAGTAAAGGCTGGGATTGATCCCGCAGAACAGGATGTCCAGGTCCGGCGCGATCAGGTCGGGCAACGTCTTGCCGTACGCCGCCGCGACTTCCTCTCGCGTCGGCCGTCCGTCCCTCGGTTTCGACCCGTCTGACCTCGCGGGCATCTCCGATTCCCCAATCAGAAAGGCGATGGGCGTCAATCCAGGGAGGAAGCCGCGCCCGCGGGCGACGCTTCCCCTGACGTCCTCGTCGGCGCGAGCGTCGGCCGGGAGTAAGATCGATCATGACGACGCGATCGATCGTTGGGGAGGGTTGGCCAGGAAGGAGCACGCCGATGTCGAAGGAAGACCCGATCCATCGCGCGGCCGCCGAGGGCTTCGCCCAGGGGGCGGAGGCTTACATGCGAGGGCGGCCGGATTACCCGGCGGAGGTCGTCGGCTGGCTCCGGGATCGGCTGAGGCTCGGTCCGGAGGCGACCGTCGTGGAGCTGGGGGCGGGGACGGGGAAATTCACCCCGCGCCTGCTGGAGACGGGCGCGAAGGTGGTCGCCGTCGAGCCGGTCGCGCCCATGCTCGCGAAGTTGACCGCCGCGTGGCCGCAAGTTGAGGCTCGCAGCGGGTCGGCGACCTCGATCCCGCTCGGCGACGAATCGGCCGACGCCGTCGTCTGCGCCCAGTCGTTCCACTGGTTCGCGACGCCGGAGGCGCTGGCGGAGATTCGCCGCGTCCTCAAGCCGGGGGGACGGCTCGGGCTGGTCTGGAACGTCAAGGACTCCCGCGTCGACTGGGTGGCGAAACTCGATCGGATCGTCGAACGCCACGAGGGAGGCGCACCTCAGTATCGGACCGGCGCGTGGCGCAGGGCCTTCCCGGCGCGGGGATTCGGCCCCCTGCATGAGGACCGCTTCCCCCACGGCCATACCGGGCCTCCCGAGGTCGTCGTCCTGGATCGCGTGCGGTCGACCAGCTACATCGCCGCCCTCCCCTCCAAGGAGCGGGCGAAGGTCGAAGACGAGGTGCGAGCCTTGATCGCGGAAGAGTTCCCCAACGCGGAACGGGTGGCCGTCCCCTACGAAACGAACGCCTTCTGGACCGAGAAAGGGGAGTGAGCCGCGTCAAGGCGGTCGAAGGGTCGACGGTCCGACCGCTACGGGTTTGCGCCCTCGCCGATCGGCCTGGACGACATCACGTCGGAGACGAGCCGGAAGGGATCCGCCGAGAGGGCTTGCGGCCCGCGCAGGGGACGGTCGAGCACGACGATCAGGCCGATCACCGTGGCGATGAAGAAGGCGAGGATCCCCCCGAGCAAAAGGACGTTCATGAATCGAAGGTCGAACAGGTAGATGAACAGGATGTTGATCGCGGCGCCGATGATCACCACGTACCACAGCACGCCCGGCAGCCCGATCGTCACGCTGTAGAGCCGCGTGCGGCGGAAGCTCCTGGCGACCTCCAGAAGGTCCAGGACCTTCTCGTGCAGGATCGTCTCACGCTCGTTCGTCGGCGTGAAGGTGCGGAGCCGCTTCAAGAGCTTGCGAAGAGCGTTGGATCCGGCCGTGGGGATGCGGCCCGCCTGCTGTTCGGGCCAGTCCTCTTCGATGGTGACCCGGAGGTACTCCTGAAGGTCGCTCTTGATGTTGGAGGCGAGCTCGACCGGATAGACGTCCTCGAATTCATCGAGGAGCCCCGCCCATGTGAGGGCCTCGCCGGCGACGCTGTCGCCGACGTCGGAACGGTTCTGATAGGCGGCCACGGCGAGAAGTCCGAGAAGCAACCCGTAGAAGACGCCGAAGCACGAAAGCGCCGCACTGACGAGCCCGTTCCACTCCGGCTGCTTGAGAGCGAGGAGCCGCAGGAGCGGCCGGATCAGAATCGCTCCCAGCCAGGTTCCCCCAACGAACACCACCATCATCAGGAGCATGATCGTCCCGACGTGATGGTCGAACAGCCAGTCTGGCATCGCTGCGGGTCCTGCATGCGGATCGAGCCGCGTCGCCGTCGGGCACCCTCGCCGTTGGCCGGGCACCTAAGGGAGAGTAACGCCGAGGCGGCGAGGAGTCCATGCCCCGCCCGAAGTCGTCGTCCTGGATCGTGGGGACGGACCGGCGGTCGGGTCGCGATGCGGTCTCCGATCACAGAGAAGCAGGCTCCCAAAGTGAATCAGACGACCGCCCCTTGCGAGACGGCCGTCCGATGGACCGAGGGGGAAGGCGATGCAGCGTCGACGGCCGCGGGGCGGTCACTTCAGGTTGATTTCGATCGGCGTCTGCCCCTTGGCGACGGTCGCCTCCACGCCTGAGGTCGCGGCGTCGCTGTACTTCTTGGGGACGAGGTCCTTGGTCGGCTTGTAGCCGGGAGAGGAGCCCGGCATCACGTCGACCGGCTGGTTGTTGGCGACGACTCGCACCCGGTGGTGGCCGAGCACGGCTCCGTCGCCCTCTCCGAAGGTGCTCAGGCCGAAGGTGCCGTCGGATTTGATGGCGCCCGACGCCGTGTGACCGCCGTCGGAGACGAAGCTGATCGTCCCGGAGTCCAGCGGCTTGCCCTTGTAAGAGACGGTGCCCGTGACGGGGGTCGTCTCGGGATGTTCGACGTCGGTCCCGCCGCAGCCCGGCCCCGCCGCGAGGCCGAGAGAGCATGCGATGGCGAACGCGACGGGCCTGCGCCATTTCGCTTTCATCGTGGTGGTCCTCGTGAGGATCGGCGTCCCGGGTCAGTAAGCGTCGGAGCTGACGACCTCGCCGGCCGCCCTCGTGGAGAGCGCCCAGTAGACGGGAGGCGCGATCGACTCTTTGAGGAATCGGACGGAGCCGTCGGCGAAGCCCACGTTGATGCCGCCGGGGTGCTTGCTTCGGAAACCGAAGCAGTAGGCCCAGTTCGCGCGATCGAGGTTCGCCTTCTGGTTCATCGGGATGCTGGTGACGGCCACCGACGAGTTGCTCTCGGACCAGGCGTTCCAGTTGCAGGTGTTGGGGAGGGCTTCTCCGGCGAGCATCGTGTTGCTTGTACCGTCGACGACGCCCGCGATGGTGACGGCCATCTGGGCCCGCCAGAACATGCCTCGGGCCGTCGGCTGGCCGTTGACGAGGTCGCCCAGCGTGGCCGCCGCGCCGGGGTAGGCGCTCGTCATGTTGTCGCCCAGGTTCCCCTTGTAGCAGGTGCCGCCGATCCACCACAGCTTCATCTCGGCCCCGATCGTGCCGGCGTAGCCGTTCCAGTCGGACTGGCCCTGTTGCACGGCCGGTCCATCGTAGCTGGGGCAGATGTACGAGGAGATCTGCAGGGCCATCACCGTCGTGTTGTTGAACGAGTAGGCGGCCCGGTCGGCGGCGAAGTTGTACGCGTTGAAGGCCTGCATCTGCTCGATCTGCGGCAGGATCTGAACCATCCAGCTCGTCCGATAGTCGGAGTTGCCGAACCAGTTCGGGACGCCGCCGATCTGCGTCGGGAACACCCCGTTGACGTCCTCGTAATTGTGGCAGGCCAGGCCGATCTGCTTGAGGTTGTTGACGCACTGGGCCCTGCGGGCGGCCTCGCGCGCCGCCTGAACCGCGGGGAGCAACAAGGCGATGAGCACGGCGATGATCGCGATCACCACCAACAACTCGATGAGCGTGAAGGCGCGACGACGGTTACGCAACATGGCACGACCCTGCTGGTGAAGTGAGGTGAGGAAGTGGCAGATGTGATGTTCTTTAATAAATCCTCTGGTCCAGGTGTGCAAGGAAAAAGATGCATGAATCCCATGGATTTCGCGAGAGCCATGGATCGCGGCGATTGGCGCGCGATTCGCTTTGTCGGCCCGGGAAAACGAAAAAGTTAAGAATCCAGATGTAAGTGGTAAGCGATTCGTCATGGTCGCTCCCTGCTCATCAGTCATGCTGCCCGTTCCTGGCTGGTAAGTGCATACAATGGCGATGGTTGGGCGGCGCGCACTCTCGCGTGGTCGTGGCGGCGGCGTCCGCCGCGTGGTAACTTCCGGAGTGCGTCGATCGGGGACGGAGGACGACGGGAGGGGCCCATGCGAAGTCGAGTGGCGAGGATCGGCTCGGCGTTGGCGATCATCGGATTCATCGGAGCGGCCGCGGCGGACGATCGGGTGCAGACGAAGCTGGGGACCGTCGAGGGGACGACGCGGCCGAACGGCGTTCGGGCGTTCCTGGGGATCCCGTTCGCCGAGCCTCCCCTGGGCGACCTGCGCTGGAAGCCTCCTCAGCCGGCGAAGCCGTGGGAAGGCGTTCGATCGGCCAGGGCGTTCGCGCCGGCGCCGGTCCAGAACCGGGGCGTCGCCCTGATCACCGGGGCCTCCAATCTCAGCGAAGATTGCTTGTACTTGAACGTGTGGACGCCTGCGAAGGACTCCGGCGACAGGCTGCCGGTGATGGTCTGGATCTACGGCGGGGCGTTCATGATGGGGGCCACGAGCACGCCGGCCTACGAGGGCGCGCGGCTGGCCGAGAAGGGGGTCGTGGTCGTCTCGGTCGCCTATCGCGTGGGGCCGCTGGGGTTCCTGGCGCATCCGGATCTGAGCAAGGAGGCCGGCGGCGTCTCAGGCAACTACGGGCTCCGCGATCAGGTCGCCGGGCTGGAGTGGGTCCGCGACAACATCGAGGCCTTCGGCGGCGACCCCAAGAACGTGACGATCTTCGGCGAATCGGCCGGGGGGATCTCGGTCAGCATGCTGGCGGCCTCGCCGAAGGCCCGAGGGCTGTTTCACCGGGCGATCTCGCAGAGCGGCGGCTCGTTCGGCCCCCCCAAGTCGGCGAACGAGGGAGGCCAGAACGGCCGTCCGCTGCGGCTGGCCGAGTCCGAGGGCGTCCGCTACCTCGAAGACCTGGAGGTCGCCGACCTCGCCGCCGCGCGGGCCTTGCCGGCGGCCGATCTCCTGAAACTCCAGCGCTGGTGGTGGCCGAACTTCGACGGCGACGTCCTCCCCGGCGACCAGTACGAGCTGTACCGCGCGGGCAAGTTCAACGACACGCCCGTCCTGGTCGGCTGGAACTCCGACGAAGGGGCGATGTTCGTCCAGCCCAACGGACCGGCGACGACCCCCGAGGGCTTCGCGGCGGTCGTCCGAGCCGGCTACGGCGAGCACGCCGACCGCATCCTGTCCGCCTATCCCCACGCCAACGCCGATGAGGCTTTCCGATCGGCCAAGGCTCTGTTCCGCGACGCCGCCTTCGGCTGGCACACCTGGACCTGGGCCCGGCTCCAATCCGAGAAGGGGGACGGCAAGGCGTTCGTCTACTACTTCGACCTGCACGCCCCGGGTGCCGACGGGGCCTCGCACGCGGCGGAGATCCCCTTCGTCTTCCGTCGCCTGAACATCCTGGGCGGCCTCCTGCGCAAGACCCGTCCCGAGGACGAGGCCGCGTCCGATCTGATGAGCGACTACTGGGTCCAGTTCGCCAGGACTGGAGACCCCAACCGCCCCGGTCTTCCTCGGTGGCCCGCCTTTGACGCGGCCGACGCCAAGCTCATGACCTTCGACGCGACCCCATCCGCCCGAGGCGTCCCGAACGTGCCCCAGTTGGAGGCGCTTGAGGCTTATTACGCCTGGCGTCGCGAACGGGCTCGCAAGCCGAAAGCCGCCGCGCCCGTCGGAGCCGTTCCGGCCACGCCGTGAGTCGTGGTCCGATCCCGTCGATCACGTCCGCGGGTCGCCGCCGATCCAGAAGCGGCCCATCGGGGTCATGGAGACGATGGCGTAGGCCGGGCGGGTGTGGTGGTCGGGGGAGTAGGCCATGGCGACGGCTCGGTAGCGGCCGTTGGCGAGGGCCTGGTCGGTGGAGACGCTCCAGTGGCCGGTGGCGTCGGCTGTGACGACGTCGTAGACGTTGATCCTGGTCAGGTCGGACGTCGGGCCGATGTAGACGCGGACCTTGGCGTTGGGGGCGGCCGTTCCGGAGAACGTCGGCGAGTCTCCCTGAACGACCATGTCCGGGCCGAAGTTCTCAAGCTGCCGCTGGCCGCTGGCGGTGGTCGGCGTGTAGGTCGAAGGGGTCCCGTTGGTCAGGTTCCCTTCCGTCGCCAGGTCGTAGACCAGCGGCGTCTGATCGGCGAGCGTCGTCGCGATGAAGTTCCGATACCAGAGGGCCACGCCCGTCACGCCGCTGTGGGTGGCGTTGGTCGCCGTCAGGTTGTAGTAGTGGATCGGCGAATCGCTCTGGTTGGGGATTGGAACCTGTCCCCAGAGGTTGTAGCCGCTGGCTGTGATCTTGGTCACGTCCTGAATCTTGGTGTGCTGGTAGAAGACCTCGGCCTCGTCGACGTCGGCCGGGACGGTCACGGTCGGGTCCTTGGCCCGAGCCTGGTAGTTGTTCACGATCATCCGCGCCAGGACGCCGACCGGGTTGCTGGCGGTGCTCATCTGGCCGGGGACGTAGTTGTTGGCCGCGTGGGGGTCCAGCATCGTGTCCTTGATCCAGCCCCCCTTGAGCTGCGCCGGGGCGTCCTTTTCAAGCTGCTGGAGCGCGACCATGTTGACCACGGTCCCCTGGCTGTGGCCGACCATGTGGAGGTCGACCACCGTGTCGGCGGGAAGCTGATCGAGGATCTTCTCGATCTGGTTGGCCAGCTTGAAGCCCTGGGGCGCGGCGTGCCCCGGCTGGTTGCTTTCGTCGATCCAGTTGAACGGGATGACGGCGTCGTAGCCCCCCTGCTCCATCAGTTTGCCGATCTGGAGCTGCCAAGGCGCGCCGTAGGTCCAGCTCTGGTTGATGATGCCGCCGTGCGAGACCACGCCGATGGTGAACTTGCGGAACTCGGCCGTGCGCGTCGGGTCGGTGGTCGCGCCGGCGGTATATTCCGGATTCGAGACGACCAGCACGTAGGGCCTGGCCGGGTCGATCGTCAGGCCGTCGTCGACGGGGATCGTCAGGTCGTGCTCGCCGACCGTCTTGGCCGAGTCGGGCGCCGTATAGGTCGTGACGAGTTGGTCGGACGCGTCGAAGGTGGGGTCGGCCGATCGGTAGACGCCGAACGTCAGGCCGGCGGCGGGCTCCGTGGCCTTGTAGTGGATTGTGACCGACTTCGAGTCCGTGGTTGTGGCCGATTGCATCTCGACCGCCGAGGCCGCCACAACCTGCTTGGCCGGCTGGCTCGTCGCCGAGGCCGTCGCGGACGCCGTGGCCGTCGCGACGGCCGGGATCGCCGCGGCGATTTCGGATGCGGTCGTTGACGCCTGGGTCGTGACCGAGGAGATCGCCGCGCGCAGGGCGGCCGTCGCCGAGGCCGCCTCGGCCTTCAACGTCGTCGCGGAATCGGTTGCGCTTGCGGACGAGGACGAGGACGAGGACGAAGATGTCTCGGCGCTCCTCATGGTGGCCGGGTCCTCGGCGGTCCACGAGGAGGTTTCAGCGGGCGCGAGGGTGGGGCTCACCTGGGCCAGCAGCGCCGAGGCCGTCGAGAGGGCCAGCCGGGTTTCCAGCGCCTCGGGCGAACCAGGGCGCAGGGACGAAGAACGTCGCCGGCCTATTTCTCGATCGTTTCTCAGGAACGCGAACATCGACGGACACTCCCCAGGATCGGGTCGGACGCTGGTCAGCCCCGCGAGACGGCCGGCTCGGGCTCGGCTGCGTCGACGCGGAGGTGGGGCGGCGGGACGGCGGCCCGCTTCGGGGCGTTGCGGCCCCTCGACCCGATCATCAGGTTTCGTATGTAGATGAAAACGCCCATCGACTGGCCCACGGCGAAGACCGGATCGCCGCGGGAGATTGCGTAGAAGAGAAGCGCGACCGCCCCGATGATGCTCAACCACCAGAAGGCGGCGGGGACCACCACGGCGCCCTCGCGCTCGGACGCCAGCCACTGCACGAGGAACCGCGCGGTGAAGACCCCCTGCCCCACGAAGCCGACGACCAGCCAGAAGTGCGTAGATGACAGGGACATGACCTCAGCCGGCCCTCCGGCCGGCGACCTGCCGGGAGGGGACGGCCGCGACCGCCGATTCGCCCGACGCGACGTTCGGGTCGACGCCTCGGGGCTCGAAGGCGTCGTAACGGACCGAGCGCCGCATCAGCCAGGCGACGCCCAGCAGGTCGACGACCACGCCGAACGATCGGTTGCGGAAGTTGTAGTGCGACGCCCCGTGCGGCCGGGCGCGATGGTTCACGGGGACCTGAACGATCCGGGCCCCTTCGCGGAGCAGGAGCGGACCCAGGA
This is a stretch of genomic DNA from Paludisphaera rhizosphaerae. It encodes these proteins:
- a CDS encoding class I SAM-dependent methyltransferase: MSKEDPIHRAAAEGFAQGAEAYMRGRPDYPAEVVGWLRDRLRLGPEATVVELGAGTGKFTPRLLETGAKVVAVEPVAPMLAKLTAAWPQVEARSGSATSIPLGDESADAVVCAQSFHWFATPEALAEIRRVLKPGGRLGLVWNVKDSRVDWVAKLDRIVERHEGGAPQYRTGAWRRAFPARGFGPLHEDRFPHGHTGPPEVVVLDRVRSTSYIAALPSKERAKVEDEVRALIAEEFPNAERVAVPYETNAFWTEKGE
- a CDS encoding carboxylesterase/lipase family protein, with product MRSRVARIGSALAIIGFIGAAAADDRVQTKLGTVEGTTRPNGVRAFLGIPFAEPPLGDLRWKPPQPAKPWEGVRSARAFAPAPVQNRGVALITGASNLSEDCLYLNVWTPAKDSGDRLPVMVWIYGGAFMMGATSTPAYEGARLAEKGVVVVSVAYRVGPLGFLAHPDLSKEAGGVSGNYGLRDQVAGLEWVRDNIEAFGGDPKNVTIFGESAGGISVSMLAASPKARGLFHRAISQSGGSFGPPKSANEGGQNGRPLRLAESEGVRYLEDLEVADLAAARALPAADLLKLQRWWWPNFDGDVLPGDQYELYRAGKFNDTPVLVGWNSDEGAMFVQPNGPATTPEGFAAVVRAGYGEHADRILSAYPHANADEAFRSAKALFRDAAFGWHTWTWARLQSEKGDGKAFVYYFDLHAPGADGASHAAEIPFVFRRLNILGGLLRKTRPEDEAASDLMSDYWVQFARTGDPNRPGLPRWPAFDAADAKLMTFDATPSARGVPNVPQLEALEAYYAWRRERARKPKAAAPVGAVPATP
- a CDS encoding lipid-A-disaccharide synthase N-terminal domain-containing protein: MSLSSTHFWLVVGFVGQGVFTARFLVQWLASEREGAVVVPAAFWWLSIIGAVALLFYAISRGDPVFAVGQSMGVFIYIRNLMIGSRGRNAPKRAAVPPPHLRVDAAEPEPAVSRG
- the mug gene encoding G/U mismatch-specific DNA glycosylase; translated protein: MPARSDGSKPRDGRPTREEVAAAYGKTLPDLIAPDLDILFCGINPSLYSAAVGHHFARPGNRFWPTLHAAGFTDRLLHPSEQRQLLGLGLGITNLVARATAAADELTTEELVAGGEILEAKIRRYHPAFVAVLGVTAYRSAFGRRHATLGRQPDALAGARLWVLPNPSGLNAHYQLPDLAHAFGRLKRAVESPDEPGPVPRE
- a CDS encoding Ig-like domain-containing protein is translated as MFAFLRNDREIGRRRSSSLRPGSPEALETRLALSTASALLAQVSPTLAPAETSSWTAEDPATMRSAETSSSSSSSSSASATDSATTLKAEAASATAALRAAISSVTTQASTTASEIAAAIPAVATATASATASATSQPAKQVVAASAVEMQSATTTDSKSVTIHYKATEPAAGLTFGVYRSADPTFDASDQLVTTYTAPDSAKTVGEHDLTIPVDDGLTIDPARPYVLVVSNPEYTAGATTDPTRTAEFRKFTIGVVSHGGIINQSWTYGAPWQLQIGKLMEQGGYDAVIPFNWIDESNQPGHAAPQGFKLANQIEKILDQLPADTVVDLHMVGHSQGTVVNMVALQQLEKDAPAQLKGGWIKDTMLDPHAANNYVPGQMSTASNPVGVLARMIVNNYQARAKDPTVTVPADVDEAEVFYQHTKIQDVTKITASGYNLWGQVPIPNQSDSPIHYYNLTATNATHSGVTGVALWYRNFIATTLADQTPLVYDLATEGNLTNGTPSTYTPTTASGQRQLENFGPDMVVQGDSPTFSGTAAPNAKVRVYIGPTSDLTRINVYDVVTADATGHWSVSTDQALANGRYRAVAMAYSPDHHTRPAYAIVSMTPMGRFWIGGDPRT
- a CDS encoding bestrophin-like domain, coding for MPDWLFDHHVGTIMLLMMVVFVGGTWLGAILIRPLLRLLALKQPEWNGLVSAALSCFGVFYGLLLGLLAVAAYQNRSDVGDSVAGEALTWAGLLDEFEDVYPVELASNIKSDLQEYLRVTIEEDWPEQQAGRIPTAGSNALRKLLKRLRTFTPTNERETILHEKVLDLLEVARSFRRTRLYSVTIGLPGVLWYVVIIGAAINILFIYLFDLRFMNVLLLGGILAFFIATVIGLIVVLDRPLRGPQALSADPFRLVSDVMSSRPIGEGANP
- a CDS encoding DUF1559 family PulG-like putative transporter, which produces MLRNRRRAFTLIELLVVIAIIAVLIALLLPAVQAAREAARRAQCVNNLKQIGLACHNYEDVNGVFPTQIGGVPNWFGNSDYRTSWMVQILPQIEQMQAFNAYNFAADRAAYSFNNTTVMALQISSYICPSYDGPAVQQGQSDWNGYAGTIGAEMKLWWIGGTCYKGNLGDNMTSAYPGAAATLGDLVNGQPTARGMFWRAQMAVTIAGVVDGTSNTMLAGEALPNTCNWNAWSESNSSVAVTSIPMNQKANLDRANWAYCFGFRSKHPGGINVGFADGSVRFLKESIAPPVYWALSTRAAGEVVSSDAY